The Chrysemys picta bellii isolate R12L10 chromosome 5, ASM1138683v2, whole genome shotgun sequence genome includes a window with the following:
- the LOC135984075 gene encoding SRRM2 protein homolog rsr-2-like translates to MQADNRKRAPAWTVREVLDLIAVWGEDSVLAELRSKRRNAKTFEKISKGMMERGHNRDSEQCRVKVKELRQAYQKTKEANGRSGSEPRTCRFYAELHAILGGAATTTPPVIVDSGSGIVSSATPEDSADGGEEEEEDEDELAESTQHSVLPNSQDLFLTLTEVPSQASQASTQDSDPMEGTSAAANSSSIPPPSRRLSQIRRRKKRTRDEMFSEIMESSRSDRANLNEWKETVSKYRKEASEREDRRDQREDMRDQREDRRDQRLRGMEPELLRNMLMSFASTSRLVVKLLLKIQIDSEDYNDDIDSSNAYDTRLLVTFMDLLTTVERHFGARETSTE, encoded by the exons atgcaggctgataatcgaaaaagagcaccagcatggaccgtgagggaggtactggatctgatcgctgtatggggagaggattcagtgcttgcagaacttcgttctaaaagacgaaatgcaaaaacttttgaaaaaatctccaagggcatgatggagagaggccacaatagggactctgagcagtgccgcgtgaaagtcaaggagctcagacaagcgtatcaaaaaacaaaggaggcaaacggtcgctccgggtcagagccgcggacatgccgcttctacgctgagctgcatgcaattctagggggggctgccaccactaccccacctgtgatcgtggattctgggtcggggatagtctcatcagcgacgcctgaggattctgccgatgggggagaggaggaggaggaggatgaggatgagcttgcagagagcacacagcactccgttctccccaacagccaggatctttttctcacgctgactgaagtaccctcccaagcctcccaagccagtacccaagactctgaccccatggaagggacctcag cagctgcaaattcctcaagcatccctcctccatcccgaaggttatcacagataaggcgtcgtaagaagagaacgcgagacgagatgttttctgaaattatggaatccagccgcagtgacagagctaatctgaatgagtggaaggaaacagtttcaaagtataggaaagaagccagtgaacgtgaggacaggagggaccaacgtgaggacatgagggaccaacgtgaggacaggagggaccaac GTCTCCGGGGAATGGAGCCTGAACtactgaggaatatgctgatgagttttgccagcacgtcacgtttggtaGTCAAGTTACTCCTCAAGATCCAAATTGACAGTGAGGACTACAATGATGATATCGATTCAAGTAACGCatacgacacaagattgcttgtgacATTCATGGACTTGCTCACGACCGTGGAACGCCATTttggggctcgggaaacaagcactgagtag